A single Calypte anna isolate BGI_N300 chromosome 5A, bCalAnn1_v1.p, whole genome shotgun sequence DNA region contains:
- the NEK9 gene encoding serine/threonine-protein kinase Nek9 isoform X4 has protein sequence MSLGEYERHCDSISSDFGSESSGRGGSRGGGSLPGEQEELHYIPIRTLGRGAFGEATLYRRTESQRTWGHLIQDDSLVVWKEVDLTRLSEKERRDALNEIVILALLQHENIIAYYNHFMDNTTLLIELEYCNGGNLYDKILRQKDKLFEEEMVVWYLFQIASAVSCIHRAGILHRDIKTLNIFLTKANLIKLGDYGLAKKLNSEYSMAETLVGTPYYMSPELCQGVKYNFKSDIWAVGCVIFELLTLKRTFDATNPLNLCVKIVQGNRAMEVDSTVYSRELIQMVNSCLDQDPEKRPTADELLELPLLSKRRREMEEKVTLLNGPNKRPRSSTMNEAPIAVVTSRTSEVYVWGGGKSTPQKLDAIKSGCSARQVCAGNTHFAVVTVEKELYTWVNMQGGTKLHGQLGHGDRASYRQPKHVEKLQGKAIRQVSCGDDFTVCITDEGQVYAFGSDYYGCIGIDKAYGSEVLEPLQLDFFLTNPVEQVSCGDNHVAVLTRNREVYTWGCGEYGRLGLDSEEDHYTPQKVDVPKTLNIVSVHCGCDGTFLLTQTGKVLACGLNEFNKLGLNQCTSGIINHDTYCEVPYATSLTLAKQLSFYKIRTISPGKTHTASIDERGRLLTFGSNKCGQLGVGDYKKHLGINLLGGPLGGKQVIRVSCGDEFTIAATDDNHIFAWGNGGNGRLAMTSTERAHGSEICTSWPRPIFGSLHHVPDLSCRGWHTIIIVEKVLNSKTIRSNSSGLSIGTVAQSCATGGGEEEDNEQEAETPNPSGGFRGTMEADRAGER, from the exons ATGTCGCTGGGCGAGTACGAGCGGCACTGCGACTCCATCAGCTCCGACTTCGGCAGCGAGTCCTCGGGCAGGGGCGGCTCCCGCGGCGGGGGCAGCCTGCCCGGcgagcaggaggagctgcactACATCCCCATCCGCACCCTGGGCCGCGGCGCCTTCGGCGAGGCCACCCTTTACCGCCGTACCGAG TCACAGAGGACATGGGGGCATCTCATACAG GATGACTCACTTGTAGTGTGGAAGGAGGTGGACCTGACCCGGCTATCGGAAAAGGAGCGTCGTGATGCGCTGAATGAAATCGTAATCCTCGCCCTGTTGCAGCATGAGAACATCATTGCATACTACAATCACTTCATGGATAACACCACGCTGCTGATTGAGCTGGAGTACTGTAATG GAGGGAACCTCTACGATAAGATTCTGCGGCAGAAAGACAAGTTATTTGAAGAAGAG ATGGTGGTTTGGTATCTCTTTCAAATTGCATCAGCTGTGAGCTGCATTCATCGAGCAGGAATTCTTCACAG aGATATAAAGACATTAAATATCTTTCTAACCAAGGCAAACCTGATTAAGTTGGGAGACTATGGATTGGCAAAGAAGTTGAATTCTGAGTACTCTATGGCTGAGACT CTGGTGGGAACTCCATATTACATGTCCCCAGAACTCTGCCAGGGTGTGAAATACAACTTTAAATCAGATATTTGGGCTGTGGGCTGTGTGATCTTTGAGCTGCTTACTTTGAAGAGGACCTTTGATGCTACT AATCCCCTGAATCTTTGTGTGAAGATTGTGCAGGGAAATCGTGCCATGGAGGTTGATTCTACTGTCTACTCCCGGGAGCTGATCCAGATGGTGAATTCCTGCCTTGATCAG GATCCAGAGAAGCGACCCACTGCAGATGAGTTGCTTGAACTTCCCCTTCTCAGCAAACGGAGGAG GGAGATGGAAGAGAAAGTCACACTGCTTAATGGGCCAAATAAGCGACCAAG GTCAAGTACCATGAATGAGGCTCCCATAGCAGTGGTGACTTCACGCACCAGTGAGGTGTATGTCTGGGGGGGTGGGAAGTCCACCCCCCAGAAGCTGGATGCCATCAAAAGTGGCTGCAGTGCACGCCAGGTGTGTGCTGGTAACACTCACTTTGCTGTGGTGACAGTGGAGAAGGAGCTCTACACCTGGGTG AATATGCAGGGGGGCACCAAGTTGCACGGGCAGCTGGGTCATGGAGACAGGGCCTCTTACAGGCAGCCAAAGCATGTTGAGAAGCTTCAGGGAAAAGCCATTCGCCAGGTGTCCTGTGGAGATGATTTCACAGTGTGCATCACAG ATGAGGGCCAGGTGTATGCCTTTGGCTCTGACTATTACGGATGCATTGGCATTGACAAGGCTTACGGCTCCGAAGTGCTTGAGCCCCTGCAGCTGGATTTCTTTCTTACCAACCCCGTGGAGCAGGTCTCATGTGGAGATAACCATGTGGCAGTGCTGACCAGGAACAGAGAAGTTTACACGTGGGGCTGTGGAGAGTATG GGCGCTTGGGCTTGGATTCAGAAGAAGATCACTACACCCCTCAGAAG GTGGATGTTCCAAAGACCTTAAACATTGTGTCTGTTCACTGTGGCTGTGATGGGACTTTCCTGCTCACCCAGACGGGCAAAGTGTTGGCATGTGGACTCAATGAGTTCAACAAGCTGGGCCTGAATCAGTGCACATCAGGGATAATAAACCATGAC ACATACTGTGAGGTGCCATATGCCACTTCCCTTACTTTGGCAAAGCAGCTGTCCTTCTACAAGATCCGTACCATTTCTCCAGGGAAGACACACACAGCTTCCATTGATG AGCGAGGCCGCCTCCTGACCTTCGGCTCCAACAAGTGTGGACAGCTTGGTGTTGGGGACTATAAGAAGCACCTGGGAATTAACCTGCTGGGAGGCCCCTTGGGGGGTAAGCAGGTGATCAGGGTTTCATGTGGAGATGAATTCACCATAGCTGCTACTGACG ACAACCATATCTTTGCCTGGGGTAATGGTGGGAATGGGCGTCTGGCAATGACATCGACTGAGCGAGCTCACGGCTCAGAGATTTGTACCTCGTGGCCTCGGCCAATATTTGGATCACTGCATCATGTTCCAGACCTGTCTTGCCGTGGCTGGCACACCATCATAATTGTTG AAAAGGTGTTGAACTCTAAAACAATCCGATCAAACAGCAGTGGCCTGTCCATTGGTACTG TGGCTCAGAGCTGTGCgactggaggaggagaggaagaggataATGAACAGGAAGCAGAGACCCCCAACCCCAGTGGAGGCTTTCGGGGAACCATGGAAGCAGATC gagctggagaacGCTGA